From the genome of Lasioglossum baleicum unplaced genomic scaffold, iyLasBale1 scaffold0021, whole genome shotgun sequence:
GCGTTTAAAAACATGTGTCAAGAAGATCAGATAGCTCTGTTGAAAGGGGGTTGCACGGAGATGATGATTTTGAGGTCTGCCATAAATTACGATGCCGAGAAGGACACATGGTGGATACCACATAGCCAGGAGAGCATGTCGAACATAAAGGTCGACGTGTTGAAGGAAGCGAAAGGGAACCTCTACGCCGAGCACGCTCGGTTCATAAGGAGCTTCGATCCGAGATGGCGGGACGAGAAcatcattttaattttaagcGCAATCTCCTTGTTCACGCCTGATAGGCCGAAAGTGGTACACAATGACGTCATTAAACTGGAACAAGTAAGCGAAACGCATTTCCATCCGATGCAACGGGGTCTTGTCTTGTCTTGTATAATTTTAACAACGCGTTTTCTGTTTGTAGAACTCGTATTATTACTTGCTTAGACGTTACCTGGAGAGCGTGTACCCAGGCTGCGAGGCCAAGTCCATGTTTTTGAAATTGATTCAGAAAATATCTGATCTTCACAGACTGAACAATGAAGTCGTCGGAGTTTATCTTAATTTAAATCCATCCAGAGTGGAGCCACTTCTCATAGAGATATTTGACTTGAAACActgatcaatttatatatattgtatatgtatatgtatatgtattgtagtATCTTGACCTGCCGAACAGGCAAACTCGTCTCTTTCTATTACTACTTTAGTCAACCACGAAAGCATCACAACAATTCTTCTTTTAGTAATCGTACGTTCGTAGAGACAGCGTACAGCAATAATTTCAATGTCTAGAAATCTAAACAAAAGATAAGTCACGTAAAAATGATTAAGTATTCGAAATGAGAATATCGTATTgcaaatatacatatagtgtatatatgtatggtatatattatgtatacacaCAACACAGATTATGTACATACGTATATGTAGAtatacagtcactgacaatttaaagtggacacccttaaaaatcgcataactttttagaaattggaccaaaggacttgaatttttttaagatgttagaccggctacttcgctagagaataagtaaacaaaaatttaatacgattgcaattggtaggaattatacaaaatttttaaaaatgatgttttgtcaacttttttatctgggcctgtaacgataatttaaaaaatacgttttatagatttcggtaacttatatgcatactgaaaatttcatcgaaatcggtctacattgcaatgagctacatacgtttaaagatgatcacgtaagggcgaaatgccctggcaaggctgaaaatctgcgactttcacccttaagctctcatctttaaacgtatgtagctcattgcaatgtagaccgatttcgatgaaattttcagtatgcatataagttaccgaaatctataaaacgcattttttaaattatcgttacaggcccagataaaaaagttgacaaaacatcatttttaaaaattttgtataattcctaccaattgcaatcgtattaaatttttgtttacttattctctagcgaactagccggtctaacatcttaaaaaaattcaagtcctttggtccaatttctaaaaagttatgcgatttttaagggtgtccactttaaattgtcagtgactgtacATATTGGTTATAAAGTGTACTATTATATATACGATTAATGTTGATGGTTAACATTGACAATGGAGCTACTCTTATCAAATTTTAGGTGTATATGGACGTACATTTAAAGGAAAACAAAACTGTCTATATAcgctaaattaattaattaattccagTTTGAAGTGTGTGTGTAGATGATCGATTGATCGTAATCGAACAAGCGAACGAACGAAAGATAGATCAATTAATATCGTTGACTCGTTATTCtagattttatattatataaacagAGATTATATAGTTCCAATCGGACATGTAAAAGTATTGCGTATCTTTGCATAAATTATAAATCTCTCTGTCTAGAGCGAGAACGAACGCATACGTTTAGCGTTAGCCGAATATGTAACTCTTTATCTTATACGGTTGTTAACGAGGATGTATATTTTGTCGAGAgtaccttgaaaaaactgttaCGTCTAGAGAAAATCTTTGTTATACTTATACCAAGCTCGATGTTCATGTTTCACACATCTTCACGCATGTCGGAAATATTTGTTTGTTTTAGAACAAATTACAAATTTCAGAGGAGTTGGAAACAAAACATGAATTCAGCTCTTGGTATAAATGGAAatctatattatataataataattaaaataataataataataataataagatagATTCGCTCCAAGCATGACCTGAATGACGTACGTTCGTGTCACGAACTTTTAAATGTACACTATTGTGATATATTGTgtcgaaatatatttttcaaagaattgtTATGTCTGTTTTTGTGAATAAGTTATTTGGAATGTTCGTCGGTATCGAACAACGGATCTGAAATACAAGAACAGCAAGAATAATCGAAATATTAGGGCTACGTTATCTATAGTTCCGCAACTATTAAGGTAACATGAAAATTACTTATTTCGCATCATTCGTCTTCAGTTATCACGAATTGGTAACCAAGCAATTGGAGGATAACGACCAACATGAGCAGAGTGGCAGAGAGAAAAAACGCCAGACTGGCTAACATAATGAAAACATATCCCATGGTTCTAAGAGTGAACGAGAACAGACAGACGATCCAGTCCCAGATGGTTTTCAGTATCATTTCCTTTACACTTCGTAATTTATCCAAAGGATTCGACGCGTCTCGATATCGAGCAAGTATACATCAATTGATTAAAAAATCGAATTAAATTTCACGAAAACATCGAATACGAGTGTCAATTGTTACAACGAAATCATAATATGAACATGAACTCGATGCTTCGAGATATGTACTGGGTATTTATTTACATgtcaaaaatatgtataatgcgATGCCGTAGTATTTTGAGCGCATTGCAGCATCGATGACAAACTTCTCGAGATCGGTTTTGGCACTTTGTTCGTTCAATCTCTGGGCGATTCTCAATCTCATTGTCAGTCTCCTTTCACGGTATTGCAAGGCACTAATATCGGCTTCGATTTTATCTTCTCTACGGGCTTCGCATAATTCTCCCGTTTGTAATGGTAAAATATCTCAGCGTTGTTCTGGTACGGTTTTGGGAAAGCCCAGTTGATTTTTTCAGCAGCTAGGTAGCAAGCACCTGTGGCTCCCGAGACTGTTAAACGGTACAAACTTAGCTCGTCCAACGCATCCGAGTCGTGAATCTCATCGAGGAAACTGTTCTTGATGTACTCCCACGATTTCCAGACAGAACCAACGCAGATTACCTTCAGACCGCCCTGCGCTAACTTTGCTGCCTACGAAACAGGATTTTTTCATTGCAACGCGTCCACCGTAAGACTGAACATAAGACAGGAAGCGAACGACTCTTTCAAGTGCGGTAGAACTTTGCTTATCCAAACATGTTGGTGGGCAAAGCAATTTGGATAGAGAGTTCTGATAATCGAGGTTCGCTAGCTGTCCTCGCTTAGCTGCTTCTATCAATTATgatatttactattttttaagaaattttaatttttccagaTTTCCGCTTTAACAGCGATAGTTAGATGGTTCTGATCGACATAGTAATGTTATCTTGTGGACTCTCCCGAATAAGAGGATGATACAGTTTAAAATTATTCTATGTATGTATCTATTTTCTACTGTACGCAAATCATTTAGTCAGACTACGAAGTTAGATATTACCCTGTCAGCCTTGTTCGCCAGAGCCACGATATGTTTAGCAAGTAGCACCCCGCATTCTTTCATCAGGTGTAGACAAAGCGGGTCTTTTTTCTCACAGCCCTTAGCGATTTCCACGGCGAAGCTTGCAAATTTACTTTTATCGAAATCCTTGTACAAATGTTGCAACATGTCTGTCCTATCCGGCGCCTTGAAGAAATTCCTAAAAGCTGGCCATACATAGCAGATCGGTTCCGGAGAGGGAAACAGACCGTCGATGTCGTCGAAGACGTATTTACAGGCTCGATGGGTTAACCAGTAagctaaaaatacaattttacctTATACGGGACTGCTAAGACAAATAACGTCAGACTACATCGCAGAGTAGAGTAAAGTAGAAGAACTATATaggaccagtgtcgccagatcgaggacCAAACGGATGtcatgtactctcctccttcCCCCTTCcattatcccattccagcagcatgcgcacactccaacacgtcccccactaacaaacggcgcggcgctggtctggtcatcagagagagggtaaatAGTAAATACACCATCTCACCGTCTCACCGTGATTCCCCGCGTCTGGCTACACTGACTAGGACCACCACTGCCACGGGGAgggagacgcgcggccgggtcgcAGGGGATAGGAATGCGACGTTATCAAGGAATTACACAAAAACTACGCGTTTAATAAATCTCTGTGAAAAAGGATCGGGAAATTGGAAAAGAAGCGACGAATGACTGACAATTTCCTTAATTTTTTGTTACCCACCACTGCCTTCATCTCCCATCATGTGTCCCCAGCCTCCGCATTTCGCAATTGTCCCATCAGTGTTAATCATGATTGCATTACTGCCAGTTCCAGCGATCAGAACTATTCCGCCGTTATCGGAGGCAGTCCTGAGACCACCTATCGTATCCGAACCAATAAAATAATCTTTCGCTGCATTAGGATATTGTTCGCGCATCGTTTCCACAAGAACAAGGTTCGACTCGTCCTCGCATCCGCTAAGGCATAGCCCCTAGTCGTTTTTAAAAAGACACAGGTTATATTGATCGATCGAGTGTCCTTCTAATGACAGAGGCAAACTTTCCAAGTTTCTTGCAAGCTCTCGAGATACTTACTAAGGCGTTCAAGGGAACCGTTTCAGGTATACCCAAGTTTTCCTTTCCTCTTTGAACCATCGCGTTAATCCTAGCCGCTGTTTCCTCTATCCCCAGAATCTGAGTGAGAAATGTAATAAATGATTCAGTGCAAAAGGGACGAAATATTGTCGGGTCATTTCATACCAAATGGATACGGATATGCGGTGTCAACCAGGCCTGTCGTAGTAGAAATCTAGCCCAGCGTGCGGGGACCACCTAACGGGCATTATACTGGCCGAACGTCGCTCGAAGCTGCTCGAAGCACACGATGCCTCGATTCTGGCCATGGCAGCTAAGCTAACGTGGGCTCGCAATCTGCCCTCGGCATTCCTGGCcaatgtcgccagatgaggggaatcacggtcagatgatgtaccccctctctgatgttGCGCGTGCGCGGCGCAACGTGTCGCATATTACATACTGTTACATActctactctggtcatcagagagggggtacttgtattcccctctgGTGCCCGTTTCGGCACTATCTGGCGACATTGATTCTGGCCACTCGGtccattgcaagagatagaaactaaattgaatgttacctcttgcccattttctttacagttgcaTCGATCGCaacgtctttatgcaaaaaaaaaaaatttttctaaaagtaGGGACCGTGCTGCCCTTCTAAAATGGACCGAGCGGCCAAGATTGTGCCGAAGCAAGAATACGAGCCCACGCGAGCTTATGTGCCATGGCCAGAATCTAGCATTTTTACAGATTTATGGCAGccgttctaatattttcaatttacgattattcagaTTGTAAAAATACAACCACGAAGAATTATTCAACACATTTCTTTCTTTCGGGTATATATTATTGAAAACAGGCTACTTTGGATAGACATATTCTCGTTATTTTATGAAAAGCAACGTAAAATAGTCGGTTTTGGGAACTTTTccagcagacgacgctcgcgcgtcaacactcgcacaccgctagaccacgtacaCGTACgtgaggattgcaagggtccgggattccacttctaatttctcgataatgcaaagacggggctttttagtagtcaaaatcgctagatgaaagatcaatctagtccgctgtttgcctcaaaagtcgttcttttacgtttccgagtaATAGTattgcaatatttggctgcatgttgcccgtcagatggcgctgcagtattagcctctccgacgggcaacatgcagccaaatattgcaaaactattactcggaaacgtaaaagaacgacttttgaggcaaacagcggactagattgatctttcatctagcaattttgactactaaaaacccccttctttgcattatcgagaaattagaagTGGAATAGATGTGGTCTAGCGGTATGTGAGTGAGAGGCCCCCTCCTTTAACAGTTGATAACCGCGAATGTGGTACGAGTAGATGAATTTTCGCGTAGTGCGGAACGAGTGTGAGACTATTTCCAAATaccaaaatatatatgtatatgtattgttatTACTATTACCCAATGGTTAGTTTGTGGCCCTTCAACCTCTGTCAGCGGTCCCCCTTCACCGTCCATgattatcaaagtagagcgagTACAGCCGCTGAGGGTAATCCAAgtgaaaatatttcattcttaATTAATAATCGagagaatatacatatacatattctaATCGTAGAACTCGAGTTTCATTCGTATTATAATTGCATTTTACGGATCTCATTATACGATCCGCCCCTACTACCCTAATAAGCTGCGATTATCCGAGGTGGTCGAGTTCGTTAGAAGTTAGAACACCCCGTATAGAAAGCAATAAGCAAGCACATACAAGACTGACAAATAATTCTAATCTGAAGTTCAAGTTGACGATAAACATACACAGCTGCATCAACTTTTCGTGGAAGTCTTTCCACGATAAGCGTAAGAAAAGTTTGTCGATGAAAGAACATCGTTTCGTATCCTGTCTGCTTACAATTAGATAAGCATCGATAAACGTACattttgattaattctttcgaTTAACGGTATCGGTTCTGTAATTTCTTTCCAACTTTTCAATATAATTACACAAATTTTTATGTAGCaccaaaaattcgcagtctaattatcaaatGTGTATTTTGCGACCCCTTTTGGACTTACCCCTCGATACCGCCGAGTCTGATTGCTCTCGCATATGCGGATAGATCTTTTTCCGGTTCTGCCCACTTTTCGGCCATGTCTTCTAATTCTCTCCTTCGTGCTTGGTCCCTTAAATTTCTACGAAGCTGATACTCGTCgaccttcttctttttcttccccttctttcctttctttcctgCCATTTTTCAACGGGACAGTGTCAAGTTCGTTCTCAAGAATTTGTTTCCTCTTTCCAaggacggcggcggcggcggaggGAGTGGTGGGGAGGGGGCGGCAGGGATTTAGACGCAGGATTTGGATAGGAACTCTTATCTGACAACCAAGAAGTAACGATAAAACAATACTTGAAAACTTGTTTCGCTTCTGAAAACATCCAATCTTAAGATCTTAAAATGTTTAACAACTAGAACTACaggatttgaaaattttttaaaaatattcaagattcAACAGTGGCAGGTTCAGTGTTGTGGGTATGTACAAGGTAGCGGGAAACAGCGGAAATAGCGAGAATGGTGTACCACGTGGTACAGGGCAGATAACTCGTGCACATAGGGTAACGTGTCTTTTA
Proteins encoded in this window:
- the Nagk gene encoding N-acetylglucosamine kinase isoform X1, whose amino-acid sequence is MAGKKGKKGKKKKKVDEYQLRRNLRDQARRRELEDMAEKWAEPEKDLSAYARAIRLGGIEGGCTRSTLIIMDGEGGPLTEVEGPQTNHWILGIEETAARINAMVQRGKENLGIPETVPLNALGLCLSGCEDESNLVLVETMREQYPNAAKDYFIGSDTIGGLRTASDNGGIVLIAGTGSNAIMINTDGTIAKCGGWGHMMGDEGSAYWLTHRACKYVFDDIDGLFPSPEPICYVWPAFRNFFKAPDRTDMLQHLYKDFDKSKFASFAVEIAKGCEKKDPLCLHLMKECGVLLAKHIVALANKADRAAKLAQGGLKVICVGSVWKSWEYIKNSFLDEIHDSDALDELSLYRLTVSGATGACYLAAEKINWAFPKPYQNNAEIFYHYKRENYAKPVEKIKSKPILVPCNTVKGD
- the Nagk gene encoding N-acetylglucosamine kinase isoform X2 codes for the protein MAEKWAEPEKDLSAYARAIRLGGIEGGCTRSTLIIMDGEGGPLTEVEGPQTNHWILGIEETAARINAMVQRGKENLGIPETVPLNALGLCLSGCEDESNLVLVETMREQYPNAAKDYFIGSDTIGGLRTASDNGGIVLIAGTGSNAIMINTDGTIAKCGGWGHMMGDEGSAYWLTHRACKYVFDDIDGLFPSPEPICYVWPAFRNFFKAPDRTDMLQHLYKDFDKSKFASFAVEIAKGCEKKDPLCLHLMKECGVLLAKHIVALANKADRAAKLAQGGLKVICVGSVWKSWEYIKNSFLDEIHDSDALDELSLYRLTVSGATGACYLAAEKINWAFPKPYQNNAEIFYHYKRENYAKPVEKIKSKPILVPCNTVKGD